The DNA window TGGACAGGTGACCATGGTAGAAGGTGCTGCCAAAGAACTCACTGGGGTTTCCAGGGGACAGGCTGAGGGAGATGGTTTTGTTGGTTTTCTCCTTCCCTTGGGGCTGCCAGGGCTTAACAGGGATCAACACTCTCACATCAAGGACAGGCCAGTGACACAACCCGCCCACAATCAAACGCCGACCAGACCAGCTCAGACAGGTGCCCCTCTGGCCAAGAGGGCCGTGACAGCCTTGGACTCCAGCTGTCCGGCCCCTCAGCTGGCGCtggggagacccagagaagtcccGGTGGACACAACACTGCTACAAACCCATAACTGGCAGCAGGAAGTCCCAGAACGGGACCTGAAACTCCcagacaggaggggaggaggcagagcctATCCACTGGGCCGGATGGCTGAGCAAACAGAGGAGCGATTCTGGCCATGACCCTTACCCGATAGCTTCCGTTCAGCCACCATCAAGTCATGGAGGCGATGGCACTTAACCACTTGAATTTTCATTTCTGATCATTTGTGATGggacagcagagatgtggccttCCCCTACCTTGCCTTTGTCCACCAACTCAGCAATATCATCCAGATAGGGGCCACTCGGCATGAAGAACGCCCAGCGGTAATGGACTCCTTGGCAGAAATGCTATATTGAACAAGAGAAAATGCTAGCTTTCAGAAGTTGGAATACGGCCCAAACCAGGATACAAACTATTCAACATTACCGACAACAATCATGATACAACACAAGCACAGCCTCATTTACCCtggaggtgggacaggagagtgAGCTCTTCTCCCTAGTCTCCCCACAATCTAGAACTAAGATCTCGCTCTGCTGACCCTGGTGGGGGgccggagaggaaaggaggacaggcGCTGTGATGCAAGGCAGGTAGCCTCTCCCTGCTTAACAGCCGCCTTCCGTCATTGTAGACAGGAAAAAAGCAGTCCCTAATCAAAAGCTGCTTGATGCCGCCAGGGCCCCACTCCCGAGCCGagcagaggggatggggaaagtgCAGGTCCCAAGCCACCCGGCGCCTCCCACACATCTCCCATCTAACAGGCTCCATCATAGCTCATCACTCCAGGATCTTTCCTCCAAGAACGGATACTGAAGGACCCTGGCCTACCTTAAAGGCCTTCCCTGGAGCCAGGCTAAACCTTCTTCTTCCCAACCAGCAGGCCAGCAATGGAAACATTAGTGGCCACCCAAATCTCCAGTAGCAGCCTCATCCTGAACCACAAGTGGCCTGCCAAGCCGGGGCCAAAGGAAGGAGGATGGAAAAGGGGATAGGGGAGCATGAACTCCCCTCAGCCACATGAAGTCCACTCAGCCTCCAGGACAGTGGCCAGCAGCCCGGGGGGTGGGTCCATCCCATCCCCTACCTTTAGGGTCTTGGAGCCGATGGTCACCCCTGTCCTCAGCATGCCATCTGCCACCCCGAGCCTGTCCATATTCAGTAGGAAAGGGGTGACCAGGGTCACATAGGTGGCCCCTGACCACTTGTTGAGAAGGCTCAGGGCCCATTCCTCAGTAGCTCCCCCGACATTGTCCAGGATGAAGTCGAACCTGGAGGACAATAATTACAGTGTTAAATGCTTAAGGCTGGGCTTCTGCCAGAATGTATTTCCCCTCGACACTGTGGCTAGAATGAGGTTAGGGAAGTGGGGACCTTCCTCCAGCAGGGTAAGCCCACCTGGTATGGCACTGAGAGAGCTGGTCGTGCCCCTGAGTGTGGCGCCCGACATGGTGAGTGCTACAATGTGTTTTTCCAAACATGGGTTCTGCGATTACATGGCCCCTCATAGGTATGGAGCACAGGAGGTTTCCAAGTCCAGTTGGATTCAGTGTAGCCCCGCACAAGCTTTGCTGGTGCAGAAGACCTTTGGAAAGCATGTGGCGGTGGCAGCCAGAGTCCTGCAGGGTAGACCATGAGGCCATGGGACCACAGCCCAGTCAACTGGGGCTGCTGCTGAATTCATCGAAGCAGGGACCAGGCTGCTCACAGGGCAACACTCACCtccaacatgggcctgggaatgacaGAACGCTCAGCTCAGACATCACTACTGAGGTTATCAGAGCAGCTCTAATGCCAGGGCTGAGGACAAGCAGCTCAGAGCCACCCAGGGAGGGCAATCTGCTCCTCCTGAAATGGCAAGCTGGAAGCTTCAACAGCCTGGTACCCAGCTAGAGTGGGCTGACCAAGAGAGACAGCCACAATCCTGGTCAAGATGGAAGTCTACCAgggccccagcccagcctcccagAACCTCCGCAGGAGACGCCCCAGTACATACGGTTTGAAAGACCGCAGCTGCTCTTGCTGGTTTCCAGACCTGTAGTCAACAACGCAGTCTGCACCGAGCTTTCTGACGAGCTGCCCTGCGTCCCGCGAGCAGACGGCAGTGACATGCGCTCCCCAGGCCTTTGCCACCTATGGAAAGATAGGAGTTGCTCAGCCAGCCCTGATATCGGGGCACCGTGGGGTGAACGCAGCCTCTGCTGTCCAAGGCTTCTCCCGACACCTGTCGCTGGGCCACCAGTCCAATGGCCTGGGCTTGTGtcaaggggggaaaagggggagggcaaGCAAGgaaaatccctctctctctctctctctccccagagggGGTAGTGGGGGGGGTGTCTTCCTGATGAAATTAGAAACAAGGCTCTACAGCCTCACAACCCTCAAAAGCAAACACTCATCCATTCTTTcaaatggagggaagaggatggaaaaCGGATCCGAAACAAAGaatcaaaaaacaaaaagaaagagaTGCTTGTTCCAGGGTGATAACAGGTACCCTGGGTTCCTGGGCCCCCAAAACTTCCACCACACCCAGCATGGCAGCTGACACCTGAGGGAACTATGTCTGTCAGAAAAATCAAGCCTCCTTCTCATTTCCAAGGTCAGAGGTGGAATCCTGAGCTTCTGTCCACATGAGGGACAACGAGAGCTTCACACTTCAAGGCAAACTGCCACCTACCCACCTAGTCAGCCAACTCCCAAGGTCCCAGAATCAATATACGAGGGCAAAGGGAAGGAGACTGTAATAAGCCAGACTAGAAAGAGCCCCATAAGTCATGTACGACCACCACTTCCTTCCTCTAGAAAAGACATGGGTGGTGATTCCCTCCAAATGGGCCAGAGGGGAGCCCCCACCAGATGCGCCTGCCCACCCCTTCGACCTCTGGGATTAGACCTGGGATCTGCTGCTCATCTCCTAGTTTAGTTACaggatttgttcagtgctcactatgccCCGAgcatagcactgtgctgagagctggggttgatatatgACAATCAGATGGGGGTATGGGACTTGCAGACCAAGAGGCTCTGCTCTTTCTGTGCCAACTGTGGGTGCTGCTGCTCCTGGCCCCACAACCCTGCCTGCAGCCTGCCCCCAACCCTACTTTCGAAGCTTCAAAGATGGCCAGGAGAACagagctccctcctctccctacaACTTCCCCTCCCAATAACAGGATGACcagtctctcccaaatgctttgtgtctaccccagcttaatacagtgcttgccacataggaagtgctcagccAAGAACAGGTACAAGGCCCCAGCTGGCAGGGAACCCCTATTCTATTTTCCCCAGAATCCTCAACTTCCTGGAAATGAAAAGCAATCCCTCTCAGCCTCCCTACCCTGCTGCACGGACAGACTCTGTAGCTTTATCCCAGCAGAAAGCCACCCCCACGAACTGTCTGGCCCTTGGCGATCAAGAGAACTGGTGATCCAAGAACCAGCATggcatgatggatagagcatggggctgagagtctgaaggttgtaggttctaatcccggctctgcttcttgtctgctgtgtgactttgggcaggtcacttgacttctctgtacctcatttacctcgtctgtaaattggggattaagactatgagccccagatgggacagggactgtctttaacccgatttgcttgtatccaccccagtgcttagtatagtgcctcgcaaacagtaagtgcttaaataccacaattattattatcattataacccaCCTTCTCAGAGCTCGGGGTAGAGGCAGATGGGCTGCCAGCTCACCCTTGCCTATACCACTTCCACCCAGCAGCCTGAGCCACTTCTGACAGAGAACTCTGCtcggccctccctcccaccccatgccTCACATCCTTCCGGGTTCAGAGGTCCCAGGATTCAACCCTGGAAATTCAAAAAATATTTACTAGAGAATTCATCTAAGATGCATTATTTTTTCCAGGCAGGAGACAAGAGACCCGAGTGCAACGGTTCACTGCTTTCGATTCCTGAGCCCCAGATTAAATGCAAATATGTTCAGAATACTTTCGGAAGATGACTAGCTCATTAACAGCTGCCCATTCACCGATAATACGAAAAATCAAAGCCaacaggagaaagggaaattGCATTCTGAGCAGCTCCCCTGCAGCAAACATACATGAGAAATGCCATTAAATCGTCAAGGACAGTTATATCACACTCTCATGTTGTTCAATGAGGTTCTTTCCAAATGGCTGCAGTTTATTTCCCCTTAAACGAAAAGCTCACCTAAAATGTTCAAACTGTTCATTTCAACACAGGAagtctccacccaaatggcagtCTTTTCTGTTTCCTAACATATCATTCCTTGATGGCTCAAATCTCCCCAAGATTTCAGAGAGAATTGGGAAATTTAAAGCATCATTTTCTACATTTAAAATGTGCTCCAAGTGGAGGTAAATACTGAGATCAATTGAGGAAAGTAGTCTACAAAAAGTGCATTTATGCCAAACAGattcagatagagaagcagcatggcctagtggaaatggcacaagcctgagagtcagaggacctgagttctaatctcgctctgccacttccttgctgtgtgaccttgagaaagtcacttaacttctctgtgcctcagttacctcatctgtaaaatggtgattaaatacaacacagactatgagctccatgtgcgacagggactgtgtccaacctgatttaaaaaaaaaaaaaaaacccaaaacttacCTTACCCACCACCCAGTCAATTCATCAATTACAGTAAAGAAAACGCTTAGAGTAGAACATAGTATATAGCCGAAGAAGAATACAGCTGAAGCAAGATAGAGAGCTACCTCTAAActgagttccttgtggtcagggaatgatctaccaactctgttgtactgtattctccaaagcacttagtacagtgctctacactcagtaactgctcaattaataccactgattgactgagaggaaagatagcttagtggaaagatcacagacctgggagatgaGACCCAGGTTCAAGTCACACTTCTGCCccagccttctgtgtgacctctggcaagtattttaacctttctggacctcagtttcctcatctttaaaaaggggatgagATGCTTGTTCTCCATCGctcttggaccatgagccccttgtgagaaacGGCCTGACTGGTTTGATTATCTGGCACacaccccagggtttaataccatcattattattataatttttaaaaagacacatgttccctaccctcaaggaatttacaaactagtggaaagacaggcagacaaaaatagTACACTAATAATAGAAGAAGAACATGGATATGTATGATAGGTAGCACAAAACCATCAGGATGAAACAGCCATGTCGATGATCAGATAGACATATAAGCCAAAAGTACACATAGGGTTAGTGTTgggggttggcttgggaggactcAGGAATCAGGAAAGGCTGCTCAGAAGAGAAGTACAAGTTTTACCTGAACAGCAAACGTACCAACTCCACCGGAAGCTCCCAAGATCAGGATGCTGCAAGACACAATGGACCACAGCCGTTAAGAGCAAATTACAGAACAATTCCACCAAATGCGACTAAACCAGGCCCTTCTCCCAGCCAGGGTTTTGGGAGATTGCTTAACCTTTCAGGTCATAAGCACTTCGAACAGTAGAATGGCAGTGTACACATGGTGGCCTACTAGTTTCAGGATTATTAATGAGAACTTCAAAAAACTTCAAATTACACACAGAACCCATGTTATCAGCAGGGCCCAATGCTATAGTGCATTTTATTaacatcaataatgataataataataataatggtatatattagGTGCTCGCCATGTACCAATCACTCTACTGAGCTCAGGAaatgatataaggtaatcatactggagccagttcctgtcccattggggactcacagtctaagtagaagggagaagaggtatttgatTCCTACTGtacagagaaaactgaggcataaagaagtgacttgcccaaagtgatacaAATCGAAAAGTATTTTAAGGGCAGagactaatagtagtaatagtcacAGTGGTAGCATTTACCTACAGGACTGTTGGATGCAATGTACTGAATTGGGTATTTTAGGAAATACAGAATTTCAAAGTGACAGGTCCCTTagccataaggaacttacaatataatgggggagacaaatataagaATAGTTAAGtggtcatacacacacacacacacgcacacgcatgCTAGGGAGAGTGTAAATAAGTAATACTGAAAAGTCCAAGTTATAAAGCATAATGGATGGTTTGTAGTCTGATGCAGGAAACAACTTCACAAGGTTTCAGGTGATGGCAATATGAGAACTAAACAGACCCTTTATATCAACAGAATCCTGTGATGACATTTTGCCTTGACCTACTAATGCTGCTTTTCCCCCAATCATCTTTTGGCAGGAGAAAAATTAAGGACCACTGAAAATTTAGAAAGGTTGCAGTAAATTAAGAGAAAAGCTATTCTCTTTGGAGGGAGACCTACAATCTCCTGGTGTCCTGATAATTTGGTTTAGTTCTCCAAGGAGGAGAccaggaggatgaagagggaggagaaagaggaaggaggaaaaggatgaggaaggCATAGTTTTTCTTGAACACAATGATACCATTAACCCTGTCCTCAGCAATTTAGAATTCTGTCCAGCTCAACCTCAGTGGGCCAGTCAAGGCTCTGGTTTCTCTACAATTTGTGACCTGTACGATTCCTGTAGAGTTGTCTCATAAAATTTTATGTCTTCCCGAGGTGGAGGAAACCCAAGAAATATATGTTAATTTAAGATGCTACAGGGAAAAGAATTGCAATTTCACAGGCTCCAAACTTCTGCCTATATCAACCCTCACTccaaaaaacaacagcaacatcaacaacaaaaaaacacagaCTAGCAAAAAACCACATTCATGCCATCAGGGATGCCAGGGTCATGGACAAAATAGGATCAGAATTGGTCCAGAAAACAGTTGCCCCAAAACTTAATATTTTAGTTTCAACATCCTCCCCCACCTACCAGCTGACAGTCGGCCACTGGCCAACCGGGAGTAATGCAGACCCAGAGCCAGCCCTCACCTTCCCACTCTCACCCAGGCCTGGGATGCCCCACCGCTAGGGCCTAAGACTGGATGTAGCCCAGGTCTGTCGAGCTAAGTCAGCCCCAGGCAGGAGTGGATGCGCTGCCACCTACCCATGTGCTTTTTgaagttgggggggcgggggggaggcggggggggtagTAGCTAGTGGGACAGCTGGGACACTGCTGTGTACACAGCCCCCTAATGCAAGGCTGCTACAGGCACTGCAGATCCTGGCCACTTGCTGGGACCACCACACATGCACAGGCACAGCACGCTCTTCCTCTCCAGGAAGCAACCTCTCCTGGCCTGGCACCATATGCTCCCACAAAGGGCCTGAACAGCTCTGACCCTGACAAAGGTTACTGACATTGATTTGGGTGAACTATTAAACTGCAATTTGGACATTTTCGATGAAAAGATCATTTGATCATTGGTTGCTCGACTTGACAACTGGTCCTAAATCTTTGTGAGGCCAAGGTGGGGAGTCACAAAAAATGTGTCACTATCAGTCAAGATGAAAACCTGATCGAGAGCAGATGTAATACCCTTGGCTCTGACTTCTTCCTGGTCCATTTTTCCATGGACTTCCTGGGAAGCCGTATTTTGTGGAAACTAGGCAAACATCTGCTTTAGGACCTCACTGGTACTTCTTTAACCTAAAGGTAATCAAACAATTGGAATTAAGCAAGGCCTCAGTTGGAGGCAATAATGgctaagagagggagagggtgacaCTGCTCTTAGCATCAGAGGAAAGCATGGCCCCTCACCCCTAGCCATAGCCTTGTGGAGCACCAGATTTTGGAACTACACTGTTGAAATTTTGGTAGAGCTTGATCCTGACTGACGTTCAGGAAGACTTCCCAAGGCAAtactggggaagaggcaggatgtagTGGAGGTGACCCCCAGTCCCCTCAGCCTTACCGTTTGCCCCTGCAGTTCTTTTCAGTCAGGCCGCCAACCTTGTTCATGGCAGACCAGGCGGTGAGCGCCACGTAGGGCAAGGAGGCAGCTTGTGTGTGCGTAAGTGACTTGGGCTTGTGAGAGACCTGCACAGGATGACAAGACATTCAAGACATAGTTGAGGCCCTTTAGCATAAATGACCCCGGCACAGATCATCCCATATAAATGGGGCTCGGGCTGCTTTTCCAGACTCTCCCTCTAAATCCTAATGGCTTTgtggcccggggcggggaggtctTAAAAACAACCCAACTATGTGTGCAGACATTCCCTCTTGCCTTTATGACAAAATGCTGTGTCTCATTACCTCATTCCCACTGACCACCACGAACTCAGACAGGGTGCCTTGTTTCCAAGGAGGGACTGCGGCCCACACCTGAAACAGAAAGAGCGCATGGAAACATGAATGACCTCTCAATTGCCAGGCCTTTGCTGTCTGGAGCAGGGGTATCATTCCAGGCtggccccccacccactcccgaTTACTGACCTGATCAGGAACACAAACTGCTGTGAATGAGGCAGCCAACTACCATGGGCCAAAGCCCACAAGGTACAGGGCTCCCAAGAATAAATGGAAAAGGAGTGCCCCACCCAACCGGCATAGGATGTGGGCTGGTGAGAAGAACAGAAGGCAAGTGAAACCCAGGTGGGCCAAAAGGCTCAATACCTAAAGAAAACCTGGCTCTCTGCAgaattctgtgggactgaggtcaAGCTGCAACAACATTTCTTATTGAAATGATGTGCATAGATGGGGTGGCAAGCCAACTCCGCTGAACTCTGTCAGATTATTTTAGATCACATTAACCTTCAGAAGAGAAAGGAATAGTTTTCCCTGGCAAGAAAAAAAATGTAGCCTTAAGACCCTCTTTAAAATACTTCAAATTTCAACTTACAAAAAGCCTAAAACACTGCCCCAAAGGCTGGACACTCAATCTGAAAGTGCTGGTCTATGGAATGAGGATCAGACCCCTGGCACCCCACCCCCAGGAAATCACTAGATAGAGGACATGCCAGCAACCAATTAGTTAAGGACAGTAATCCACCAAGAAGGGGGCCAGAGCTCTGAATGCGATGACATCACCTCGTCTCCGGGCTTGAAATAGGTCACGTCTAGGCCACACTCCATCACCACCCCGGAGACATCGCGGCCCAGAGTCAGCGGGAACTCTTCTCCCATGACTTTGATATGCAGGGGATCCCGCTTCATATTCAATGCTGTGGCTCCATAGCCTCCTAAAAAGGACAACAAAGTAGAGGTTCCTATCTCGCCTCTCACTCAGATATAACAAGGTGACTGCAACCCCATCTcaaatgccctctagactgtaagttctttatgggcagggaatgtctctcttatactgtattcccccaagcacttagtacagtgctctgcacacagtaaatgctcaaaaaatatgactgacctaCAGAAATGGCCCAAGTGGACACCCATTTATTTCTGAGCCTGAAGAACAAAGAAGAATGAACAGGTTAGTACAACTGTTTCTGTCACATCTTCTATTCTATCAATCCAGTGGTATTCATTGCATGCCCACTGAGAAAGCAACACCACAAAAAAAGtgactctaatggggaagaactACCAACCAGGCAACCAAATGCCAAATGAGTTTAAAAAACATGGAGAAAAAGTGATCCCTTTTTTCCAGGAGTCTGCACAACAGGGAGGTGAAAAgccacacacacacggacacggaCACATCTACCTCAGAACACCCATCACCTCACAGTGCAAGATCACACATATTCTGGGCAGATAAATATAGGGTCTATGGGGAGGAGTGCTGGCTTGTTTGAGCCAATTATTCCCTAAGGGTCATTCACAATGAGTTTCAGAGTAGGGTGGCTTCTTACCAGAGGCCCTCCTCTACTGAAAAGCAATCAGCCTTTTGCTTCATGACCAAATAATGAACAACAAAGCTAACAATAGCAGCATTCAAACAGCATCAAAATACTAATGGGTTGTTAAAGAAAGTTCTACATTTTTCTGATCCTATGTCAAAGCATCCTTGGAGGCTACAGAATGGGGTTCATTGTGAAAAGAAGCCCAAGCCTCAGAAAGGTTTTCCCTCCTCTGTATGGGTACCGGGATGGGTCTTATTAGAAAGGAGTGGGTGCCTCCTCATAAGCAGCGGAATACCACCCACCAGCATGGGATTCTATTATTAGTAGTGATGCTTCAATGACATACAGAAACAAAACCAGCAGGTTTACGCAACAGGCCAGTCCACCCAACCTGGACTATATAAATAATGCATTGTGCAAAACAGAAGAGGTAAGAGAAAAAGGGACTGCTAGTTGATTATCAGAGCAGCTGTCCGAAAATTCAGCATGAGAGATCCCACGGCCAAAGGAATTATCACTGATAAAAATTTCCTTAAAACACTAAGACTAAAAGTCCAGTAATGCCAAGGATATTTTCCTTTCTCTAGCTCACAATACTGCTGCATCAATTTTCCAATTTGAAAGCAATTCAAAAGGAGTGCTCACAACGTCCCAATAAAATCTTGAAAACCACTTCAGATTACAGAAGCTTCCAAAGCTCTTTCCAGAGTTCCCTAAGGGGATGAACTCCTGATCGTGTTTATTTGCTCTTCCTGAAtccatctgggaaatggactgCCAGAGGTAGAGAGAACAAGCTAACAGTTTTCTAGCCCCATCCTAATTATTTTGTCCCCCAACCCCGCAGGAACATAAAATACATTTGTGGGTGCTAAAGGTCTGGAAAAAGGAGGTTTTTCAAGTTACACTCTTGGCAATCTGCAATCTACTCTGAGGGTAGAATCATCCTTACATTGAAAGACACTGCTATTGCTGTCAGTAAGA is part of the Ornithorhynchus anatinus isolate Pmale09 chromosome 19, mOrnAna1.pri.v4, whole genome shotgun sequence genome and encodes:
- the RTN4IP1 gene encoding reticulon-4-interacting protein 1, mitochondrial isoform X1 is translated as MKFMKMLVLKRNACGLGRCRTLWTPLVKQISTTPARSTVMPAWVIDKYGGSEVLRFTRNMVLPAIRYPNEVIIKVHAASVNPIDINMRRGYGATALNMKRDPLHIKVMGEEFPLTLGRDVSGVVMECGLDVTYFKPGDEVWAAVPPWKQGTLSEFVVVSGNEVSHKPKSLTHTQAASLPYVALTAWSAMNKVGGLTEKNCRGKRILILGASGGVGTFAVQVAKAWGAHVTAVCSRDAGQLVRKLGADCVVDYRSGNQQEQLRSFKPFDFILDNVGGATEEWALSLLNKWSGATYVTLVTPFLLNMDRLGVADGMLRTGVTIGSKTLKHFCQGVHYRWAFFMPSGPYLDDIAELVDKGKVQPVIEQVFCFSDVPRAFGKVEGGHARGKTVVTVV
- the RTN4IP1 gene encoding reticulon-4-interacting protein 1, mitochondrial isoform X2, which codes for MKRDPLHIKVMGEEFPLTLGRDVSGVVMECGLDVTYFKPGDEVWAAVPPWKQGTLSEFVVVSGNEVSHKPKSLTHTQAASLPYVALTAWSAMNKVGGLTEKNCRGKRILILGASGGVGTFAVQVAKAWGAHVTAVCSRDAGQLVRKLGADCVVDYRSGNQQEQLRSFKPFDFILDNVGGATEEWALSLLNKWSGATYVTLVTPFLLNMDRLGVADGMLRTGVTIGSKTLKHFCQGVHYRWAFFMPSGPYLDDIAELVDKGKVQPVIEQVFCFSDVPRAFGKVEGGHARGKTVVTVV